In Luteitalea sp. TBR-22, one genomic interval encodes:
- a CDS encoding BamA/TamA family outer membrane protein, translated as MTDTRPCLLRTTAVVGAARAAARSVRRVGSVVGLVLVTTCGVAHGQAEESRAAEIERARRAKGEALAEAPPPNKVERAFTFIEQARLFQRIFNPPRGWFAQVGGVGEGNGFTLGGGYRQPTALGALTLRGLGSLRESYLVSADFSRAFLPRDAGEVGLTVMRRHEAAQRFYGAGPDSEFDDRSSFGLSATQVEGHASVRVTRWLTGTATVGYAVPDLGASSEASRVPGTQEAFTEAEAPGLTFQPAYVTATLGALIDTRDTGNPRQGGLYLLQLRRFDDQDGGAFSFTDTRIDLQQFIPFWNLSRVLALRVLAQHADGLGQAQVPFYLMPTLGGARGLRGYERQRFRDRSLILVSAEYRYEINPFLMAAVFYDAGQVAPDWSNFRLRDFRDNYGVGFRFGYSNAVALRADLAFGGESTARLIVGFSTSF; from the coding sequence ATGACCGACACGCGGCCGTGCCTCCTCCGGACCACTGCAGTGGTCGGCGCTGCGCGGGCTGCGGCGCGGAGCGTACGGCGCGTCGGCAGTGTCGTTGGCCTCGTCCTCGTGACGACGTGTGGTGTCGCGCACGGCCAGGCCGAGGAATCTCGGGCCGCCGAGATCGAACGGGCGCGACGCGCCAAGGGCGAGGCCCTCGCCGAGGCGCCGCCGCCCAACAAGGTGGAGCGGGCCTTCACGTTCATCGAGCAGGCACGCCTCTTCCAGCGCATCTTCAACCCACCCCGTGGCTGGTTCGCGCAAGTGGGCGGCGTGGGTGAGGGCAACGGCTTCACGCTGGGGGGCGGCTACCGGCAGCCGACAGCCCTGGGCGCCCTCACCTTGCGCGGGCTGGGCTCGCTGAGAGAGTCGTACCTGGTGAGCGCCGACTTCTCGCGCGCCTTCCTGCCGCGCGACGCCGGCGAGGTCGGCCTGACCGTGATGCGCCGCCACGAGGCGGCGCAGCGGTTCTACGGCGCCGGCCCCGACTCCGAGTTCGACGACCGCAGCAGCTTCGGCCTGTCGGCCACGCAGGTCGAGGGCCATGCCTCGGTGCGGGTGACGCGGTGGCTGACGGGTACGGCGACGGTCGGCTACGCGGTTCCGGACCTGGGAGCCTCGTCGGAGGCCTCGCGCGTGCCAGGCACGCAGGAGGCGTTCACCGAGGCGGAGGCGCCGGGCCTGACCTTCCAGCCGGCGTACGTGACGGCCACCCTCGGCGCGCTGATCGACACACGAGACACCGGCAATCCCCGCCAGGGCGGGCTGTATCTCCTCCAGTTGCGCCGCTTCGACGACCAGGACGGCGGCGCGTTCTCCTTCACCGACACCCGCATCGACCTGCAGCAGTTCATCCCGTTCTGGAACCTCAGTCGCGTGCTCGCGCTGCGGGTGCTCGCCCAGCATGCCGATGGCCTCGGGCAGGCGCAGGTGCCCTTCTACCTGATGCCCACCCTGGGCGGGGCGCGCGGCCTCCGCGGGTACGAGCGCCAGCGCTTCCGCGACCGCAGCCTGATCCTCGTGTCGGCCGAGTATCGTTACGAGATCAACCCGTTCCTCATGGCGGCGGTCTTCTACGACGCGGGCCAGGTGGCGCCCGACTGGAGCAACTTCCGCCTGCGCGACTTCCGCGACAACTATGGCGTCGGCTTCCGCTTCGGCTACAGCAACGCCGTCGCCCTGCGCGCCGACCTGGCGTTCGGCGGCGAGAGCACCGCGCGCCTGATCGTCGGCTTCAGCACGAGTTTCTGA
- a CDS encoding NTP/NDP exchange transporter has protein sequence MNDPRTLVSHPELESQQSFPHFRTVGEPPRNALERVLSVFADVRAGEGLGVLLLAVTVFLLLAGYYLLKTAREALILTEGGAEVKAYSSAAQAVLLLLVVPAYGWLASRVARVPLIGLSNAFFAATLLVFASLRAAGTPVGIVFYIWLGIFNVFVISQFWAFANDVYTEGQGRRLFPFIGVGSSLGAWLGAEAAGALVTYTTADPGTLMIGTAALLAVCFGLIVVVNRREVQRSDAVGRRQSDAPIEGRNGFALIVADRYLLLIAALMVLLNIVNTSGEFLLSKLVVADAAAHVTGGDVGARQRYIGAFYGAFFGRVNLLGLLLQLFVTSRLLRAIGVRGALFVLPVLALVNYSVIAVAPVLAVVGALKVLENSTDYSIQNTVRQALFLPTTREAKYKAKAAIDTFFMRLGDVTQALIVRVGTGMGAGVAAFAWLNVALTVAWLALAGQIAREHRRRTV, from the coding sequence ATGAACGATCCCCGCACCCTCGTCAGCCACCCCGAACTCGAGTCGCAGCAGTCGTTCCCGCACTTCCGGACCGTCGGCGAGCCGCCGCGCAACGCGCTGGAACGGGTGCTCTCGGTCTTTGCCGACGTCCGCGCCGGCGAGGGCCTCGGCGTCCTGCTGCTCGCGGTCACGGTGTTCCTGCTGCTGGCCGGGTACTACCTCCTCAAGACGGCACGCGAGGCGCTCATCCTCACCGAGGGCGGCGCGGAGGTGAAGGCGTACTCGTCGGCGGCCCAGGCCGTCCTGCTCCTGCTGGTCGTGCCCGCCTACGGCTGGCTGGCGTCGCGGGTCGCGCGCGTGCCGCTCATCGGCCTGTCCAATGCCTTCTTCGCCGCGACCCTCCTGGTGTTCGCCTCCCTGAGGGCGGCCGGCACGCCCGTCGGCATCGTGTTCTACATCTGGCTCGGCATCTTCAACGTCTTCGTGATCTCCCAGTTCTGGGCCTTCGCCAACGACGTCTACACCGAGGGTCAGGGCCGGCGCCTGTTCCCCTTCATCGGCGTCGGCAGTTCGCTGGGGGCATGGCTCGGCGCCGAAGCCGCCGGGGCGCTGGTCACGTACACGACCGCCGATCCCGGCACCCTGATGATCGGCACCGCCGCCCTGCTCGCGGTCTGCTTCGGCCTGATCGTCGTGGTGAACCGGCGCGAGGTGCAGCGCAGCGACGCCGTCGGCCGGCGGCAGAGCGACGCCCCGATCGAGGGCCGCAACGGCTTTGCCCTGATCGTCGCCGACCGCTACCTGCTGCTCATCGCGGCGCTGATGGTGCTGCTCAACATCGTCAACACCTCGGGCGAGTTCCTGCTGAGCAAGCTGGTGGTCGCCGATGCGGCCGCGCACGTCACCGGCGGCGACGTCGGCGCGCGGCAGCGGTACATCGGCGCCTTCTACGGCGCGTTCTTCGGCCGCGTCAACCTGCTCGGCCTGCTGCTGCAACTGTTCGTCACCTCGCGCCTGCTGCGGGCCATCGGCGTGCGCGGCGCGCTCTTCGTGTTGCCGGTGCTGGCGCTGGTGAACTACTCGGTGATCGCCGTCGCCCCGGTGCTCGCGGTGGTCGGCGCGCTCAAGGTGCTCGAGAACAGCACCGACTACTCGATCCAGAACACCGTCCGCCAGGCGCTCTTCCTGCCGACGACCCGCGAGGCCAAGTACAAGGCCAAGGCCGCGATCGACACGTTCTTCATGCGGCTGGGCGACGTGACGCAGGCCCTGATCGTCCGCGTCGGCACGGGCATGGGCGCCGGCGTGGCCGCCTTCGCCTGGCTCAACGTGGCTCTGACGGTGGCCTGGCTGGCGTTGGCGGGCCAGATTGCGCGGGAGCATCGGCGCCGGACGGTGTGA